Proteins encoded by one window of Rouxiella chamberiensis:
- a CDS encoding HlyD family secretion protein, whose translation MTQNLLKKNKVVALAGLGVMVLVLTGMKLISPTADQTTNDAFVSADYTLVTPRITGQVLHVGVEDNQFVHRGQMLVEIDDRDARAALNAVQAEVQVQQAMVLNAQASLVQQQSIIAQAAAALSASQANFVFAKADLARYLDLAAQGAGSRQNAQLARSRIDTAQANVARDKATLNAAQEKTAILRAESERAAGELKRAQAALETAQLTLSYTRIVAPIDGWVGKRTAREGAYVTPGNPLLALVPLNRAYVVGNFQETQLAQVHAGQPVDIRVDSLGGKTLHGVVDSFAPATGLTFSPITPDNATGNFTKVVQRIPVKIRLDAGQHQAERLLVGMAVEATIHTAATGSKTL comes from the coding sequence ATGACACAAAATTTACTCAAGAAAAACAAGGTAGTAGCCCTTGCTGGCCTAGGCGTGATGGTGCTGGTGCTGACGGGCATGAAGCTTATTTCACCGACCGCCGATCAAACCACCAATGATGCCTTCGTCAGCGCGGACTATACCCTGGTTACGCCACGCATTACCGGGCAGGTTCTGCATGTCGGGGTGGAAGATAACCAGTTTGTGCATCGGGGACAGATGCTGGTTGAAATCGACGACCGCGATGCGCGCGCCGCCTTGAATGCCGTGCAGGCCGAGGTACAGGTGCAGCAGGCGATGGTCTTGAATGCGCAGGCAAGTCTGGTGCAGCAGCAGTCGATTATCGCGCAGGCCGCGGCGGCGCTCTCGGCCAGTCAGGCGAATTTTGTCTTTGCCAAAGCGGACCTCGCCCGCTATCTCGACCTCGCCGCGCAGGGGGCGGGCAGCAGGCAAAATGCTCAGTTGGCGCGCTCAAGAATAGATACCGCACAGGCAAACGTCGCGCGCGACAAAGCCACGCTCAACGCCGCACAGGAAAAAACCGCCATCTTGAGGGCAGAGAGCGAACGCGCAGCCGGTGAATTGAAACGCGCACAGGCCGCGCTCGAAACTGCGCAACTGACGCTCTCCTATACCCGAATTGTCGCCCCGATCGATGGCTGGGTGGGAAAACGCACGGCGCGGGAGGGCGCCTACGTGACGCCGGGTAATCCGCTGCTGGCGCTGGTCCCGCTCAATCGCGCCTATGTCGTGGGCAATTTTCAGGAGACGCAGCTTGCACAGGTGCATGCAGGGCAGCCGGTCGATATCCGTGTCGACAGTCTGGGAGGCAAGACGCTGCACGGCGTCGTTGACAGCTTCGCCCCTGCAACGGGACTGACTTTTTCGCCTATCACGCCGGACAACGCCACGGGGAATTTCACCAAGGTGGTTCAGCGGATCCCGGTGAAAATCCGGCTTGACGCCGGTCAGCATCAGGCCGAACGGCTGCTGGTCGGCATGGCCGTCGAAGCCACCATTCATACGGCGGCAACGGGGAGCAAGACGTTATGA
- the fucP gene encoding L-fucose:H+ symporter permease: MNDKTTSYKGPLALLTALFFMWGLITSLNDILVPHLKSLFELSYVQASLVQFCFFVAYFVMSYPAGKVVSKFGYKAGIIMGLLVAAAGCVLFYPSASLRSYPLFLLSLFILASGLTLLQVAANPFVNSLGTAETAASRLNLTQAFNALGTTLGPILGGMFILSAVVLGADQINQLPADQLQQYYASESASVQMPYLVLTALLILIAIVIKFSKLPVLSNEIEQDDGKEHSLWKKKHLVLGVIGIFAYVGAEVSIGSYLISLLERPDIAALSAVEASHKLALYWGGAMVGRFIGSVLMTRIKANRLLAFNAFVVVLLIASAILMRGTFSMWAILSVGLFNSIMFPTIFSLALNKLGGLTGRASGVLCMGIVGGAVMPIVQAAVADHVSLLVSFVVPLVCYIYIAWYGCRGYRPGH, encoded by the coding sequence ATGAACGACAAAACTACAAGTTACAAAGGGCCGCTGGCTCTGCTAACTGCACTGTTCTTTATGTGGGGCTTAATCACCTCACTGAATGATATTCTGGTCCCGCACCTGAAATCCTTGTTCGAATTAAGCTACGTGCAGGCGTCACTGGTTCAGTTCTGCTTCTTCGTTGCCTATTTTGTCATGTCCTATCCTGCCGGAAAGGTGGTCAGCAAGTTTGGTTACAAGGCCGGGATCATCATGGGTCTGCTGGTCGCCGCGGCCGGTTGTGTCCTGTTTTATCCGTCGGCTTCCCTGCGTTCTTATCCCCTGTTCCTGCTGTCGCTGTTCATTCTGGCCTCTGGTTTGACACTGCTTCAGGTAGCGGCCAACCCGTTTGTAAACTCGCTGGGTACGGCAGAAACGGCCGCCAGCCGTTTGAACCTGACTCAGGCATTCAATGCGCTCGGCACCACGCTCGGCCCGATTCTGGGCGGCATGTTTATCCTTTCGGCCGTTGTGCTGGGCGCTGACCAGATTAACCAGCTGCCGGCGGACCAGTTGCAGCAGTATTACGCCAGCGAGTCGGCCTCCGTGCAGATGCCTTATCTGGTGCTGACGGCGCTGCTTATCCTTATCGCCATCGTCATTAAATTCAGCAAGCTCCCGGTGCTGAGCAATGAAATCGAACAGGATGATGGCAAAGAGCACAGCCTGTGGAAGAAAAAGCATCTGGTGCTGGGCGTTATCGGTATCTTTGCCTACGTGGGCGCGGAAGTGTCCATTGGCAGCTACCTGATAAGCCTGCTTGAACGCCCGGATATCGCTGCCCTTTCTGCCGTGGAAGCGAGTCACAAGCTGGCCCTTTACTGGGGTGGCGCGATGGTTGGCCGCTTCATCGGCAGCGTGTTGATGACCCGCATCAAGGCCAATCGCCTGCTGGCGTTCAACGCGTTTGTCGTGGTGTTGCTGATTGCGTCGGCCATCCTGATGCGCGGTACATTCAGCATGTGGGCTATCCTTTCCGTCGGCCTGTTCAACTCCATCATGTTCCCGACCATTTTCTCGCTGGCGCTGAACAAACTGGGTGGGCTGACCGGTCGCGCGTCTGGCGTACTGTGCATGGGTATCGTTGGCGGTGCCGTGATGCCTATCGTGCAGGCCGCCGTGGCGGACCACGTCTCCTTGCTGGTTTCCTTCGTCGTGCCGCTGGTGTGTTATATCTACATCGCCTGGTACGGCTGCCGGGGTTACAGACCCGGCCACTAA
- a CDS encoding efflux transporter outer membrane subunit: MKPVCLALGITLLSGCMVGPDFTPPTSKAPAAWPQGIAESQPVGTSVDARWWTLFHDPQLDQLIARSTRSNLDLRAAGARLLQARAARQIVSGDSTPTVTGTASAQRARNSEEGLQDISGLEGKKAYSVWQPGMDVSWEVDMWGRVRRELESADASVEASAELRRDVLLTVQAETASDYIQLRSLQAQRATTEQNLALARHSLKLTEVKMRDGVATRLEGAEARAQVALIQARLPMLDQQQSRLLNALSFLLAEPPGALKTELTASRAVPPTPEKVPVGLPSELVRRRPDIRAAEAKLHAATADIGVATADFYPRLTLTGDVGLQAMQFSQLGNWGAHFFSFGPSLSLPIFEGGRLRGQLALRKAQQQEAAVNFQRTVLKAWHEVDDALVDYDTYQQQRSQLNTVVENDRLALDAAQKQYVAGATDFLNVLTVQQALLNAQQAQVASDADVSLSMVRIYKALGGGW, from the coding sequence ATGAAACCCGTTTGTCTAGCATTGGGCATTACGTTGTTGAGCGGCTGTATGGTAGGGCCCGATTTTACACCACCCACTAGTAAAGCGCCCGCCGCGTGGCCGCAGGGCATCGCCGAAAGCCAGCCGGTAGGAACGTCTGTCGATGCCCGCTGGTGGACCCTGTTTCATGACCCGCAGCTCGACCAGCTGATTGCCCGTTCGACGCGCAGCAATCTCGATTTGCGCGCCGCAGGCGCCCGACTTTTGCAGGCTCGGGCAGCACGGCAAATCGTATCCGGCGACAGCACGCCGACGGTCACCGGCACGGCCAGTGCGCAGCGCGCCCGCAACAGTGAAGAGGGGCTTCAGGATATTTCGGGGCTTGAGGGCAAGAAAGCCTACAGCGTCTGGCAGCCGGGCATGGATGTCTCTTGGGAAGTCGATATGTGGGGACGAGTGCGGCGTGAGTTGGAGTCGGCCGACGCGTCAGTCGAAGCCAGTGCCGAACTGCGTCGCGACGTGCTGCTGACGGTGCAGGCCGAGACGGCGAGTGACTATATTCAACTGCGCAGCTTACAGGCGCAGCGGGCGACCACGGAACAGAATCTGGCGCTTGCGCGTCACAGCCTCAAGCTCACCGAAGTCAAGATGCGTGACGGTGTCGCAACGCGGCTGGAAGGGGCCGAAGCACGGGCGCAGGTGGCACTGATTCAGGCGCGTTTGCCGATGCTCGATCAGCAGCAGTCTCGTCTTCTGAATGCCCTGAGTTTTTTGCTTGCCGAACCGCCGGGCGCGTTGAAAACCGAACTTACGGCAAGCCGCGCAGTACCGCCGACGCCTGAAAAAGTGCCTGTCGGGCTACCGTCCGAACTCGTTCGTCGTCGACCGGATATTCGCGCAGCCGAGGCTAAACTGCATGCCGCAACGGCCGATATTGGCGTGGCGACTGCCGATTTTTATCCACGCTTAACCTTGACCGGAGACGTCGGGCTTCAGGCAATGCAATTTAGTCAGCTCGGAAATTGGGGCGCGCACTTCTTCAGCTTTGGGCCGAGTTTATCGTTGCCTATCTTTGAAGGAGGACGTTTGCGGGGGCAACTGGCGTTGCGCAAGGCGCAGCAGCAGGAGGCGGCAGTAAATTTTCAGCGTACGGTATTGAAAGCCTGGCATGAAGTTGACGATGCCCTGGTGGATTACGACACCTATCAGCAGCAGCGCTCGCAGTTGAATACCGTGGTCGAAAACGATCGGCTTGCACTTGATGCGGCCCAAAAACAGTATGTGGCGGGCGCGACTGATTTTCTGAATGTCCTGACGGTGCAGCAGGCGCTGTTGAATGCCCAGCAGGCGCAGGTGGCAAGCGATGCCGATGTGTCGTTGTCGATGGTGCGGATTTACAAGGCGTTGGGAGGAGGATGGTAG